The DNA segment GCTGGACGGCACCGACGCATACTTCTCATCGACCAGCGATGCGTCGAGGCTGAGCCTGCGCAGCATGGTCAGCGAACGGAAGATCTCGAACCGGTTCCTGTTCATGTCATCCAGCAGGCCCAGCACCTTCTGTCGTTCGCGCTGCAGGTGCCGCTGATAGATGGTGCGGTGCCGCGGCGACAGCTCGAGCTCCAACACCTGCTCCTGCTTCGGCGGCAGGTCTTTGGCAACGAGTTCCTTGGTGCGCCGGGTGATCAGCGGACGGATCCGTCGCCGCAACTGCGCCAGCCGCTCGCGGTCCGCGTCCTTCTCGATGGGCCGCTGATAGTACTCGGCGAATTTCTTGGAACTAGGGAAAAGCCCCGGCGCCGTAATCGCGAACAGCGACCACAGCTCCATCAGGTTGTTCTCCATCGGCGTGCCCGTGATCGCCAGTTTGAACGGCGCAGGGAAACTTCGTGCGTTCTGGCTGCCCCGGGTCAGTGGATTCTTCACGAACTGCGCCTCATCCAGGATCAGGCCAGCCCAATCCTGAGTTGCATACAACTCGTAGTCCAACCGGAAAAGGGTGTAGGACACAATGACGACGTCGTTATCCGCGGCGAGTTCTGCGGGCTGCGCACCGCTGCGGCGCAAGGTATCCATTACAGCCGTTGTCCGCAGGTGCGGCGCGAAGCGGTGCGCTTCAGCGGCCCAGTTGGGAACCACCGAGGTGGGAGCCACCACCAGGAACGGCCTTGTCTCTTCCGCCGACTCGCGGGTATGGGAGATCAGCGCCAAGGTCTGCAGCGTCTTCCCCAAACCCATGTCGTCAGCGAGAACGCCGCCGAGCCCATGCTTCCAAAGGAAGACAAGCCAGCTGAAGCCCTCCTGCTGGTAGGGGCGCAGCGTCGCGTTGATACCCGCCGGGACGGGCACGACGGGAACCTCGGAGAGCTCAAGCAGGGCAGACACCGACTCCCGCCACGCGTCGGCCTGCGCTGCGACCGTCGCGAGGTCGGTGAACTCCTCCCAGAGACTCGCCTGAAACCGGCTGATCCGAAGCTCGCCGGTGTCCTTCTCCTGCAGCGACCGCGCCTCCTCGATGAGCCGCCGCAGTTGCTCGAACTCCGGCTGATCCAGCGCGAAATAGCCGCCGCCGGGCAGCAGCAGGTGCCGTTCGTCAAGGGCCAACGCACGGAACAACTCACCGAACGGCACCTCAATCCCGCCCAACGACACACTAACGCCGAGGCCAAACCAATCGCGGTCCTCTGTTTCGGTGGTGCTCACCGACACCTCCGGCTGCTCCGTCAGCTCGGTGTAGTCCGGCAAATCCTCGCCCTGTACCACCCGCACCCGTTCCACGGTTTCCAGCTCGGGCACCAGTTCGGCCACGAAGCGGGCCGCAGCCACACCCTCCAACTGGAGTGACTCGGACCGACCCGGGACGCCGTCAGCCGGGCGGGGGAAGGCGTCAAACCAGGCGGCACGAAACCCATCCAGGACGCCCGCGACGGCGGCGAGCGTCGCCTTCTCGGCGGCGCGGTCACGGTGGCGGGAGCCGTCGTCCGGCAGGAGGTGCGTCGTCGTCGTGCCGGCGTGGGTGTAGTCCCAGGACCAGCCCAACCGCACCGCGCCGTGGCTCGCCTCGCCGGATCCGGCAGAGCGACGGCGGGACCGGGCGCCCGACAACGACGGCGCGGGAATGTAGGTGAGCGTGAGGACCAGCGTGGGTGGCGCAATCTCGGGGAGGTCGACAGAGCCGTCTCTAGAGATCACCCGTACCTGTTGCTGCAGCTGCGGGTAGTACTCCTCCAGGAACGCCTGACGTCCGGTACCGGGAATCTTCAGCGGGGCGTTCGCAGTTACCAACGACCGCAACGCTTCGGGTACGGGAGCCCGGGTTCTGGCGAGCGAAATATTGCCTGCCGCCTGGGTGGGGATGGCGTCCCACCAGAAGAGACCGTGCGCGGGTGTGCCGATGAGGCCAAACGCTGCCGGGTCCAGGACGCGCCCGCCCACCTCCAGGTGGGGAGCCAGATGCAGCCCCCGACCCGCAGCGCTCACATCGAGGTGCACGTCAGCGACGTCGTGGAGGGTGACCCGCGCATCGCCCGTCCCCACAAACTCCACGCCGGCCTCACGGCCCTGCGCCAGGAGATCCCACAGCAGCGGCGACCGAAAATTGTTCAGCTTCATTGAGGTTCCGTGGCTGTAGCCGTAGCTTTGGCCCCGCCCGCCGACTGCCGCGAACGTGCACATCCAGTCCCAGTGCGCTTCCTCCAGCCCACCGGCTGAGTATCCGCCCTGAAACTTCTCCCAGCGCAACTGGCCAGTCACCCAGTTGCCTGCGGTGCTGCGCTGGACCGCCTTCACCGAGAGGAAGACCGCGACGGCTGACGTTGAGTAGTCTCGTTCCCCGTGCACCTCAAAGTGCAGCGCGAGTGGAACAGTGGGTGCTGCGGCCCGGGATCCGTAGCCGCTGGCTGAGTAGTGAGTGGTGGAGGCTGGCTTCGGCACGTTCACCAGGGCGTCCAGCCGGCGTTGCCAGGGTGACGGCTTCTGCTGCTGGGGTGCGGGCGATGGTCCCGGTGCTGGGGCAGGGGTGGCTTTGGTTGGCTTCCTGGATGCGCGCGGCTGGGCGGCATTGTGCGTGAGCAGCAACGCTGCAACGTGCTTGCAGTTGCTGCGCATCGGGCACGAACACAGGCCGTACGACAAACCGGGGATGGCACCGGAGGAGCCCGAGAACTTCACAGTCGTCCGGTACGCCGAACCGCGGGATCCCTCAACTTTTCCGGACAGCTCCGTGAAGCCGGCATTCCACGTCAGATCGTAAACCGAGCCCTTGCGGGCGTAGGTACCACCACGGCGGAAACTGGTGTCACCGACGAGGCCCCGAACCTGTTCGGGAAGTGCGGAGGGAGGAGCAGCAAAGGCCATTGAGTTAACGTTACTACCCACCGGTGGCGGTGATCCGCAAGTGACGCAGCGCGAAATATGCAAGAAACTCAGAGATTGGAGCTTCCTGCCTTGAGGGGCACCGGTCGCTTCCTCCGCTTCCAGCGATGTCCGGATATCCGAACACTGCGCATCGTCCTAATATCCGGGCATCAGGCGCTGCCCCAACCCGCATCATCCCCCGAAGCCAAAAGCCAAACCAATACCTTGATGCCCAGGTGATTGCGTAATACGATATTATTATGTGCACAGGAGAGACGATCAATGGCCTGCCGGTCTGCGAGGATCAAATCGAGGAATGGGCAGCCGAGGCCGAAGCTGGGTACGACGGCGGGGCGTTAAAGAAGCGCGGGCGCGGACGGCCGGGGCGGGGCGCAGGGCCGACGCAGGTCGTCGCGCTTCGTCTCACTTCAGAGGAGCTCGCCGCGATCGACGTTCGGGCGGCACATGAAGGGAAAACACGTTCCGAGGTTATCCGCGAGGCGCTAGCGACGTTCGCTGCATGAAGGTCCATGATGCTGCGCTCAGGCACGGCATCCTTCCTGTGGACGCTATTCAGGCCGCCACGTGGGCACTATGGATCGAGGAGCTCGACGAAGGAAGTCCAGCGCGCCAGCTTCGGCTCGGGTTTGATACCCAAGGTCGACTGCTGGAGACCATTGTGCTCGTGTTCGACAGCGGGAACGAACTCGTCATCCACGCCATGAAGGCACGACCCGAGAGGCTCGATCTTCTCCCCTGACTGCTTCTCTCACCTGACCGAATACATTGCCACGGCAAACCTTCGCTTTGCGAGACCCGGCGGTGAATCCATGCTCGGGCAGCGACCGATCTCGCCGACGCGATCGGCACCGCCCGCCCGATCGGTGCGGTGCTCTTCGGGTACATCGGCGACCGGGTGGGCCGCAGACCGGCCCTGCTGATCACCATCGTGATGATCGGTGTCGCCACCGGCCTGATCGGGTTCCTGCCGGACTTCGGCAGTATGGGCCTCGCGGCACCCGTCATGCTGGCGGTGCTGCGGCTGATGCAGGGACTCGCCGTCGGTGGCGAATGGGGCGGTGCCATGACGATCGCCGTCGAGCACGCCCCGATCGAGAAGCGCGGCCGGTACGCGGCGCTGGTGCAGGTCGGTTCGCCGGTCGGCACGCTGATGCCCTCGGGTGCGTTTGCTCTGGTGCTACTGCTCCCCTCCGAAGCGTTCGACGCCTGGGGCTGGCGCGTGCCCTTCCTGGCCGCGTTCCCGCTGCTGCTCATCGCCCTGTACATCAGGTTGCAGGTCGAAGAATCCCCGATCTTCCGTGAACTGGTCAAGCTCGAAGAGCGCGCCAAGATCCCCGCCGTCGACGTGTTCAAGCAGGCTTGGGGCCGGCTGCTCGTCGCCATCGCCGCAGCGTTCCTGGGCGTCGGCGGGTTCTACGTGATGACAACCTTTGTGATCAGCTACGGCACCACCACCCTGGGCATGGACCGCCAGCTGATGGTGAACGCCACCCTGGTGGCCGCCGTCGTGCAGATCGGCGTCGTCCTGCTGGTCGGCCGGATCAGCGAGAAAGTCGGTCCGGGCCGGATGACCTTCTTCGGCGGATTGGCGACGGCGGCGGGCGCGTTCCCGCTGTTCTGGATGATCGACACCCGCAACCCTGCCGCCATCATCCTCGCGGTGACCATCGGCATTGCGCTGGTCTCCCTCGCCTACGCCGTGACCGGCGCGCTGCTCACCGAATTGTTCCCACCACACCTGCGGTACAGCGGTGTGGCCCTGGGCTACAACCTGGCCGGTGCACTGAGCGGGTTCCTGCCGCTGATCGCTGTGGCGCTGCTGGGCGCTACCGACGGCGGTTCGTGGACCGCGTCGCTGCTGCTGATGGCCGTGGCGCTGATTACGGCGGCCGGCGGGTTCTTCGGCGAGAAGCTCCGCGTCAAAGACAAAGCGATTGTGCAGTAGTCATGTTGACTCCAGAAATCACGAGACGGATTACCGACGCCGTCGACGCCGCCTTCGCTAGCCAGCTCGAGTTCACCGCCGAGCTGGTGCGGCACCCGTCGCTGCGGGCCGAGGAGGCCAGCGCGCAGGACCTGATGTTCGCGCAGATGGAATCCCGAGGGCTCTCGATGGACCGGTGGCAGCTGGACGAGGAAACCCTGTCCGCTCATGTGGGCTACGGGCCGACGACCGTCGCGTTCGAGGACCTCACCAACGTGGTCGGCACGTATACGCCTGCTGCACCCGCCACGGGGCGGTCGCTGATCCTCAACGGGCACATCGACGTCGTTCCCACCGGGCCGGAAGACACCTGGTCGCGGAGTCCGTGGGACGCCGAGATCAAGGACGGCTGGATGTATGGGCGGGGGTCCGGCGACATGAAGGCCGGACTGGCCGCGAACCTGTTCGCGTTCGATGCGCTACGGGCCGCCGGGCTGGCTCCGGCGGCGGTCATCCACATGCAATCTGTTGTGGAGGAAGAGTGCACAGGCAACGGCTCACTGGCTGCCCTGCAGCGTGGTTACACGGCGGAGGCCGTGATCATCCCCGAGCCGGAAGAGAACATGCTGGTGCGAGCCAACGTGGGAGTGATCTGGTTCAAGGTACGCGTCTCCGGGAAGCCGACCCATGTGCGGGAGATGGCGACCGGGTTCAACGCGATCGACGCCGCCTACACAGTGATGGGCGATCTGCGGGAACTGCAGGACAAGTGGAATGCCGACAAGGGCAGCCACCGGTACTTCGAGGACCTGGATCATCCGATCAACTTCAACATCGGGATGATTTCCGGCGGCGACTGGCCGTCGAGCGTGCCGTCCTGGTGTGAGTTCGATGTGCGGGCGGCGCTGTATCCGGGGGTAACGGCGGCTGATGCGTGGGCCCAGATCGAGAACTGCCTGCAGGATTCCACGTCCGGCGCTGAGGTGTCAGCGGTGCGGAGCGGCTTCTTCTCGGAGGGCTATGTTCTGGAGGAGGGGTCCGACGCCGAGGGTGTCCTCGCGTCGTCGCATCAGGAGGTGTTCGGGTCGGCCCTGGAGTCGTTCACGACGCCGGGCTACCTGGATGGTCGGGTGTTCACCCTGTACGGCGGGATTCCGGCGTTGGTGTACGGGCCGGTGTCGGAGGCAATCCACGGCTTCGATGAGCGGGTGCACGTCGAGTCGGTCCGGAAGGTCACGAAGACGATCGCACTGTTTATTGCCGAGTGGTGCGGGGTGACTGAGACCCCGTAGGTCTCTGGGTGCAAAGCATGAATACAGGGGGTTTTCCTGCTGGTTATTCAGCATTTCTGTCCGGCTCGGGCGCATCCGGAGCGCACATGTCCGAGGGCAGGTCCGGTGCGCCCAGATCTGGACGGAGTAGTCCGGCCGAAAGGTGTCGCGCCGAGGCCCTTTATTTGGTCGTCCATGCCCCCGGCGCGTTCTTGGTCCCCCACATCCCAAGGACAGTCACAACATCAGCAAAGTTAACGGTGCTCCAGCTCAACTGCTGCCGGCCGTGTGGCGGGATCCCGCACTGTGACGTCGTAGGTCACGTCCCGCAAGGCCGCTGCTTCTACATCCCACACCTGCAGGGCGAAGGATCCGTCCGTCCTTGGTACGCCCCAGAGGAAGTACGAATCGCCCTGGGTTTAATGGAGGCTCGCGATATGTGATTCCTACCAACCAGTTGTGGTCGGTCTGGTCAGCATAAAACGCCGGCTCGAGCTGAAGCTAGCGGGACATCGCCGAGGTGCCCGTGAAGGCGCTGCGTATTGTGCCAGTGAACCCATCCAAGGGTCGCTTGCTCGAGGTCCTCGACGGTTTTCCAAGGCCCGGGCGGGCTGGACCACGGACGAGTTCGGTCTTGCAATAGCCGCTCGCTGTCTCGGCCAGCGCGTTGTCGTAGCTATCGCCGAGGGTCCCGATCGAGGGGGTCGCGCCTATCTCTGCGAGGCGTTCGCCGTAACGGATTGAGGTGAATTGGCTGCCCGCATCGCTGCGACGGCGCAGATCCGCCTGATGACGGCCACGGCTCAACCTCGCCATTTCGATCGCGTCGAGGACCATCTCGGTGCGCATATGAAGCGCGCACCGCCAACCGACGATCGTCCGCGAGTACGCGTCGATCATGAAGCAGACGTAGGTGACCCTGCCCACGTCGGAACGAAGGTGAGGTCCGTCAGACAGAGCCGGCTCGGTGCCGTCGCGGTGAACTGTCGGTTCACGAGGTCCGGGTGCCTCGCCGCAGCCGGATCGGGCTTGGTCGTCCTGACCGGCTTCGTCCTCGTTGCTCCTTCGATGCCGGCTGCCCGCATCAGCCAGCCCGTCTGATCCCGACCGATAGCTATTCCGGCACGACGGGCGGCTTTCCAGAGCTTGCGGACACCGTAGACGCGGTAATTGGCCTCCCACAGGGCCACCAGTTCTGGTGTGACGGTGGCGTCGCTGATAGCACGTGCGTACGGGGTGCGGTTCTTCGCCGCGTAATAGGTGATTGGGGCCACTTGCAAGGGGGTATAGATGGCTCGACTCCACGCATTCGGCCATCGACGATGTCGTGTCTGTTCGCGTCGATAAACGCAACTATCTCTGGTTTTGACGGTCGAACTCCGCCCGAAGAAGATCGCGGCCCGTTTTAGGATCTCGTTCGCCCGGCGCGGCTCCCGGTTCTCCTGCTCGAGCTCATGCATCCGCCGGGCTTCGGCGGTGCTCACGCCGCCAGCGTGACCGTCATAGACGTCAGTCTGCCGAATTCACGCCCGGACTGATTCTGTTCCGTACCCGAGCTGTGATGCGACGCGGTCCACTGTCCCGTGCACGGTTCCGAGCCCTCCTCGCAAGGTCTGTACCATCCGCACCGCGGCCGCTTTCTCTTCCGGTGAGTACCTGCGTGCCGTTGACTTCCAAGACCCCTAACTCGTTGCCATGACTCTATTCTCGTTTCCAAGATCAGGACCCTCCAACGAACCCAGGGCGCTTCAACGTGCCTGACTCGTCCCGGATGGCTTTAGCCAAGGTTCTGGCCGTAATCCCGCCCGGGGAGGCGCCCCCGCGCTCAGTTGTCTCTACAGTTCAGGGGAGGTCGTCCTCAACGTTGAGAATCAGAGTCGGATCGGATGGGGCGTCCCGGAGTGGCGGGATCGCGCCCTTAAACGGGGGCGGCGCTTGCGTGGTATCCATTACTGAAACCAGACTCTCGCCGTCGATTGCGCTAACTCGAATTGTCGCGATCCTCCGCACTACTTCCTCGCCTTCGAGAGCCTCTCCCCGCGCTTGGCGAAGCCGCGCAATTATCTCCAATAATGCTTCTGGAGCAACAAATCTTGCGACCATTTCGAGATCTGCAGCCGCTTGGTAGAAGGTTGGGCGGAGACGAGTGCGTAAGACGACGATAGCGTCAGTCCTCGACACGGACTCTACTTCCTCAGCGCCGAGCTCGTTCTGCGGAAACAAAAATCGTAGATGCTCCACGCCAGACGACCAGTCAAGTCCGGTAAAGCCCGGTACCTCAGCCGATTCGGTCGTTTTCATTCCGAGCCCAGCAGCCATCTGCCTGAACAGATCGACGTACTGCTCCAATCCTGCTTTCTCGAGGTCGTCACTGAGTTCATCGAAAGTGATGCCATCTAGGCCGGGGACGAACTCTGTCGACCATTCCTGAGAAACGCGATGCCGGGATCGATCCTGCTCTCGCTGGCGATTCTCAAGCTGCGATCTGGCAGCTTCTCTGTCCCGCTCACTTATACCCTCGTGATTAGCGAGGGGACCCATATCCAGAACTGCCGACCACCCTCCAGCTTCTGGTGGAAGATCCCATAGCCGCGCTAACCGGTTCCGATGAAGGCATTCTATTCTCATTTTAGCAATTGGTGCTAGCCAAGCCGGTAGTCCCACTTCCGTCTGAAGAGCGAGCATACGCATGCGGTTTGATAGATCGATCTTCTCGCCAAATGATATGTCGACCGCGCCACGGATCACTCCCGCAATTTGCTCGCACAATTGTTCCACGTCGCTGTAGTGGAGTTTGAGTTCAACCGACTTTTGGCGCGGTTGTTGCTCGTCTGATCGGATCGCTGATGAGAATCGAGCTTGAATCTCCGCGAAGGGTATACCCCGGCTCCACTCGAAGGCCACGATAGCCCGAAGAAGCGCTGTGGCATCCCGATCTTCGATTGCCTCAGTATCCGCGTCCAGTAGCTTTTTTAGCTCTTCGGATACGACAAGTTGCCCATCGGCAACGAGCTGCGAAGGAAGGGCGTAGCGTTCGCCGAAGTACCGTGCGCAGTCCTGGCGCCGAGTGAGGTTCCCGTCCACGTACGCGAGAGCATATGTAAGGATTGCTTCTTTGAGCGAGGGATAATGGAATCGCGGCACACTTGGTAGCCCAACCCATGCCGTAACACCTTCAATTTCGCTGCTCCGACAGGCATTGAATAAAATGTCGATTGCTCCAGCGCCGCGAAGCGCAAGCCTAGCGAGACGTTCGAGAATGTCCGCGCTGCCGAGGCTCAGAGCCGATCTGCTTAGGGCGAGGCCAAGAATTGATGGACGTATCTTACCCTTTTCCTCGCTTAGAAGGGAGAGTCCGTCAAGCCTGGCCACGACTTCCGAAGCACTTGGCAGGTCTTCGTCCCCCTCATGATGCGCCAGGAGAGCGCCGATTACAGACTCGACCCTCGCTTCGAGAGCGATCGCGCGACGACTGGATCCATCGGCAGCTAAAACGTGGAGTGCAAGCACCGCAATATCGTCGAGGGAGCGAATCTGGCCGACGACGTGAGGAGTTCGCGCATCGACGGTAACGTATCGCTCGTAAACCCCGGCGAGCGTGGAAAGTTCAGACTTGCCGGTGGCAGTTAAGCCAGTGACGCTGTCGAGATCATTCGGACTGGGGACGATAATGTAGAACTCCCCGCGGTCGCGCGCTGCGAGCCCACGCCGCCCAGCGCGTCCGGCCTTATTGTCCAGCTGTGCGGGCGTTGCAAGACGAAGCTGTCGGTCACTTCCGAAGCTTGAGAGGCTGGTCGCGATCACTGCGTCAGCCGGCAAGTTGACGCCCATCGCTATAGTGTCTGTTGCAACTAACACCCGAAGTAGGCCATCAGGGCGTCGGAATTCATCTTCAAGTTGTCGCCGAAACCGTGGTGCGAGACGAGCGCTATGAAAGGCTACGCCATGCCGTAATCCACGGAGCACTTGTTCCCACAGTGGAAGATCGGAGAACTTGAGATCGGCAAACTTTGCGGCAGCCGCTTGAGGCTCATAACCTGCGGTGGCGAACCGGCCCTGCAGCCAGGGGTTCCCCTTACGGATCGGTTCACTCAGCTGTGCTTCCAGCATCTTCTGGATGGCAAACGCGAGGTCCTGAGCCGCAGTTCGTCCGGGGACAAAGACGATTATGCGTCGGCTTGGGTCTGTTTCGAGTAGCTCACCAACCAACGCCACCGCAAGTGGCGCTGTCCGCAGCTGGTTGACTTGGATCTTCGTAGGGTCAAGCTTGTCTAAGCGCTTGGACAGGTCATGACGCTCTTCGATGAATTCAGGGCGGCGGTTGGCATCAACCTTGCCAAGGGCCATCAGATGCGCATCACGCTGAATCCGCCAGGTTGTTTCGTTGACTACGAAGGTGTCGAGGGGCACAGGCCGGTCGACGGTTTGAATGAAGCCTGAGTTATGTACGCCGAGCCAGCTACGCAGCACATCGGTCGATTCAGCGCCGAGTGTTGCCGATAAGCCCAGAATTGCCGGTCGAATCTCCGATGGGATGAGTCGGATCATGGTAAGGAGTCGCTCTAACTTCACCGCGCGGTCCCTGTCCTCAACCAAGGTTTGAAGTTCGTCCACCACCACAAGCTCCGCATTCGACAACGTGGTGCCACCCGCGACCATATATCCAGCCAGTTTCTCGTAAATCGCCAGAGCCACCTCGAAACGTCCCTTGGCAACGAGTGAATCATTCTCCGGGTAGTCTCTCGACGCACCAAATACTCGAATATGTCGATCTTCAAGAGTCCAGGCATTTACCCACTTATCCCACTCACGAAGCTCCTGCGAAACGAGTGCCTTGGTGGGCACGACCATGACGGTGGACGACCGACGAGACACAGCGCCATTCATGAGTACCCGCGCAAGGGTGGTCTTCCCCGTACCCGTCACAGCGGCGGCCAATACACTCGATCTGCCTCGAAGCTCGGTGGCGCCGTCGCCCAACATCGAATGCTGAAAAGGGTCAAGTTCTGACAATTCACCGAGCTGGTTGCGAGCCTCATTTACGACTATTGGCGGTAATCCAACGAATGCTGCCAATGGACCGGGTTGAGTGTCCGGCAAAACGACGTTGGGTAGCCGCCCGTCAGTGATCCCCTCACCCGACGACCCTTTCATTCCCAAGCCAAGGCTATCTGGAGGAGTGGGAACCAGTGGAGGATCTGACAGACCTAGTAGGTCGTTGATCTTATTCGGTAGATCTCCATGCTCCTTGCCGTATGAAATATAAGCAACTTTGCCATCGAGCGTGTTAGCAGGTAAGTCCCGTTCACGGACTAGTACATAGATACGGCGAACTGTGTCTCCAAAGTTACTGCTAAACCATTTTAAGAAGCCAGTGAAGTTTGGGTCAGAGAGCCCTGCTCCATAACCAATCATTATCAAAGTGTGGGTCGTCGCGAGTGGTTGCAGGACTTGCGAGATCGGCTTAGCTAGTCTGAGCCTCTCATAATCAGATGCCGACAAGACTACAGATTCTGGGTTTTCGAAATATCCGTGAAGATGAAATACGCTAGACGCTTTTCGATCGTGGTAGTCCGCTATTCGCGCGGACTCGACCCAAGAAAACGGGGGCCGGTCAGACAACTGTTCGATCAAGTTGTCATAGTTGGTGGTGAGAACTGGCACCTCTGAGCGGAACACACGCTCAAACGCATAATTATTAACCTTCAGTGTGCCCACGGTGTCGCGCAGGAAAGAGCGGTATTCGCCCGATTCACCCGATTCGTCGAGCCGGTCGAAGCACATCTGCACCCACTGAGCTGCGATGATGAGCGTCATTGCATCAGTGGTGCCTTCTACTTGGGACTTGTAGAGTTCTGCCTGCGCTTTCCACTCCTCCCGAATCGATCCTAGGTACTCAAACCCTGCGATGAGCAATGATGCCCACGTCGCAAACTTCTGGTTGTCGGAAATTGCCGCGCTGATTCCCGTTCCGCAGACGAGGGCAACCTTGCCCTCGGCGGCTCGCGTACGTATATCTTCAATCCAGCGATCGGGTGCGGTCATGTACTGAACCATAGCGGCGATGGTTAGCTGAAGGTATAGTTTTGGTCCGATTTTCTGGTTTCAGGTGCTCCGGGCATAGTACGCACCAGATACGGTGAATGTCCTTCCCGCCTCAGGACGTCTACTTCACCTCCAGACTAGGATGTTAGTTCTCGGTCGCGGTTCACCCCTACCCTGTTCCCGATAACCGGCTCTTCTTACTTCAGGCTGCTCGTCGTTTCAGGGCCCGACCGAGGCGGCGGAACTCGGTCAGGGCGGTTGGGACGTCTGCGATGACCGGGTTAATGACTGAAGGCGACTTCTGAAAACGACAGCGTCCCAGATTTGGACGGAGTGGCCCGGCAGACAGGTGTCACGCCAACTTCGCCTGAGCACCTACAAGTTCATCAATTCTGGCCATCAGCGGTTCGAGTCCTGCGGGGGCCAGATGTCCGTGCTCGTTTAATGTAGTCGAAGGCATGGAGTGACCCAAGGCCCGGCTGACCGACAGGATGTCGGCGCCTGCCTCGGAGAGCGCGATGGCAGCGAAAGTGTGTCGGAGCCCATGAACGTTCATGCGTGCGATTCGTTCGGATCGACCGTCATTCGCTCTGATTACGTCGAGGGTAAGGACATCGGACACATACCTCTTTCCGACCGGATGGCCGGACTTGCGGGGGCTTTCGAACAGAGGAGCTGATTCGGGACGTCCGTCGGAATGTTCAAGCAGCCAAGGCAGCATAACCTCAGGCACCGGGAGTCGTCGCCAACTGGCCCGGTCTTGGTAGTATCCGTGCCGGACCCCGAATTCCTTACCCAGAGCCTGTCGTCAATCAGAAGTCCGACAAGCAGTGAGCGGGCTTTCCGGAACCCACCCCCATAAGGCTCAGCACTCCTAGCAGAGCTTTGTCAGCAATCTTCGGGGTGGCATCAATTACTGGCATGAGCTCTTCGGAGGACCAATAGGGTCGCTCTACTGGTTGGGTCCCCGGGTAGGAGTCCGGTGACTGTGTGAGTTTCGCATCCGATAATGGATGCAGGAGGAAATTCACAGATTATGGCACGTAGACATACCCCGGATCAGGTCATCGCGAAAGTGCGTCAGGGCCAGAAGATGCTCAACGACGGACGACCGATGATCGAGGTCATCAAAGAGTTACAGGTGACCGAGGCGACCTGGTATCGGTGGCTGCAGCAGTACGGGTCCGAGAAGAACGCCACCCAGGCCAAGGCCGTCAAGGACCTCGAGAAGGAGAACGCGCGACTGAAGAAGCTGTTAGCTGATCAGGTCCTGGCCAATGA comes from the Arthrobacter sp. CAN_C5 genome and includes:
- a CDS encoding tyrosine-type recombinase/integrase, whose product is MLPWLLEHSDGRPESAPLFESPRKSGHPVGKRYVSDVLTLDVIRANDGRSERIARMNVHGLRHTFAAIALSEAGADILSVSRALGHSMPSTTLNEHGHLAPAGLEPLMARIDELVGAQAKLA
- a CDS encoding SIR2 family protein, coding for MTAPDRWIEDIRTRAAEGKVALVCGTGISAAISDNQKFATWASLLIAGFEYLGSIREEWKAQAELYKSQVEGTTDAMTLIIAAQWVQMCFDRLDESGESGEYRSFLRDTVGTLKVNNYAFERVFRSEVPVLTTNYDNLIEQLSDRPPFSWVESARIADYHDRKASSVFHLHGYFENPESVVLSASDYERLRLAKPISQVLQPLATTHTLIMIGYGAGLSDPNFTGFLKWFSSNFGDTVRRIYVLVRERDLPANTLDGKVAYISYGKEHGDLPNKINDLLGLSDPPLVPTPPDSLGLGMKGSSGEGITDGRLPNVVLPDTQPGPLAAFVGLPPIVVNEARNQLGELSELDPFQHSMLGDGATELRGRSSVLAAAVTGTGKTTLARVLMNGAVSRRSSTVMVVPTKALVSQELREWDKWVNAWTLEDRHIRVFGASRDYPENDSLVAKGRFEVALAIYEKLAGYMVAGGTTLSNAELVVVDELQTLVEDRDRAVKLERLLTMIRLIPSEIRPAILGLSATLGAESTDVLRSWLGVHNSGFIQTVDRPVPLDTFVVNETTWRIQRDAHLMALGKVDANRRPEFIEERHDLSKRLDKLDPTKIQVNQLRTAPLAVALVGELLETDPSRRIIVFVPGRTAAQDLAFAIQKMLEAQLSEPIRKGNPWLQGRFATAGYEPQAAAAKFADLKFSDLPLWEQVLRGLRHGVAFHSARLAPRFRRQLEDEFRRPDGLLRVLVATDTIAMGVNLPADAVIATSLSSFGSDRQLRLATPAQLDNKAGRAGRRGLAARDRGEFYIIVPSPNDLDSVTGLTATGKSELSTLAGVYERYVTVDARTPHVVGQIRSLDDIAVLALHVLAADGSSRRAIALEARVESVIGALLAHHEGDEDLPSASEVVARLDGLSLLSEEKGKIRPSILGLALSRSALSLGSADILERLARLALRGAGAIDILFNACRSSEIEGVTAWVGLPSVPRFHYPSLKEAILTYALAYVDGNLTRRQDCARYFGERYALPSQLVADGQLVVSEELKKLLDADTEAIEDRDATALLRAIVAFEWSRGIPFAEIQARFSSAIRSDEQQPRQKSVELKLHYSDVEQLCEQIAGVIRGAVDISFGEKIDLSNRMRMLALQTEVGLPAWLAPIAKMRIECLHRNRLARLWDLPPEAGGWSAVLDMGPLANHEGISERDREAARSQLENRQREQDRSRHRVSQEWSTEFVPGLDGITFDELSDDLEKAGLEQYVDLFRQMAAGLGMKTTESAEVPGFTGLDWSSGVEHLRFLFPQNELGAEEVESVSRTDAIVVLRTRLRPTFYQAAADLEMVARFVAPEALLEIIARLRQARGEALEGEEVVRRIATIRVSAIDGESLVSVMDTTQAPPPFKGAIPPLRDAPSDPTLILNVEDDLP